One window from the genome of Hippoglossus hippoglossus isolate fHipHip1 chromosome 6, fHipHip1.pri, whole genome shotgun sequence encodes:
- the LOC117763668 gene encoding nucleobindin-2-like: MVSSKAFARCGLVLLSLWLCIQSVPISVDKSKEKRDAEELEPPQSAETGLHYDRYLREVIEYLEKDPHFKEKLKNANMDDIKQGKLSRELYFVHHNFRTKLDELKREEMNRLRMLIKAKHDVQGENGRTMNHQALLKQFEHLNHMNPDTFEVDDLDRLIKSATKDLENFDKDRHDDFKRYEMMKEHEKREHLKNLSEDDRKKEEQHYEEMKKKHADHPKVNHPGSEDQLKEVWQEGDGLDPQDFEPKTFFKLHDSNGDGFLDETELEALFTKELEKVYNSENEEDDMVQMEEERLRMREHVMNEVDTDKDRLVSMSEFMAATQKEEFREKDEWETLDNNPLYTEEELREYEQQLTNEKNDINKKSTELQTQREELERKQEELNAQKLGLQQAVEEMDRIKAQSTNAEVKREGDAAPVIPGNNQPLPPGHQQQDVPVPGHS; the protein is encoded by the exons ATGGTGAGCAGCAAAGCATTTGCCCGCTGTGGGCTGGTTCTGCTGAGTTTGTGGCTGTGTATCCAGTCAGTGCCTATCAGTGTGGACAAGTCCAAAGAGAAGCGTGATGCGGAGGAACTGGAGCCGCCACAGAGTGCT GAGACCGGGCTACACTATGACCGCTACCTCAGAGAGGTCATTGAGTACCTGGAGAAAGACCCCCACTTTAAAGAAAAGCTTAAAAATGCCAACATGGATGACATCAAG CAAGGCAAACTTTCCCGAGAGCTGTACTTTGTCCACCACAATTTTCGGACCAAGCTGGACGAGctgaagagggaggagatgaaCAGGCTGCGGATGCTTATCAAAGCCAAACATGACGTCCAGGGGGAGAATG GTCGTACAATGAACCACCAGGCCCTGCTCAAACAGTTTGAGCACCTCAACCACATGAACCCAGACACGTTTGAGGTGGACGACCTGGACCGCCTCATCAAATCG gCGACCAAAGACCTGGAGAACTTTGACAAGGACCGTCACGATGACTTCAAGAGATATGAGATGATGAAGGAGCATGAGAAGAGGGAACATCTGAAGAACTTGAGTGAGGATGACCGCAAGAAGGAAGAGCAGCATtatgaggagatgaagaagaaacacgcTGACCATCCCAAAGTGAATCATCCA ggcagTGAAGACCAGCTGAAGGAGGTGTGGCAGGAGGGCGACGGTTTGGACCCACAAGACTTTGAACCCAAGACTTTTTTCAAACTCCATG ACAGTAATGGAGACGGCTTCTTAGATGAGACTGAGCTTGAAGCTCTCTTCACTAAAGAG CTTGAAAAGGTGTACAACTCTGAAAATGAAGAAGACGATATGGttcagatggaggaggagagacttCGCATGAGAGAGCACGTTATGAACGAA GTGGACACCGATAAAGACAGACTCGTGTCAATGAGCGAGTTCATGGCGGCCACTCAGAAGGAGGAGTTCCGCGAAAAAGACGAGTGGGAG ACTTTAGATAATAACCCCTTAtacacagaggaggagctgagggagtATGAGCAGCAGCTGACCAACGAGAAGAATGACATCAACAAGAAGTCGACcgagctgcagacacagagggaggagctcgaaaggaaacaggaagagctTAATGCTCAGAAGTTGGGTCTACAGCAG gcaGTTGAAGAAATGGATAGAATAAAAGCCCAGAGCACAAACGCTGAGGTCAAAC gtgaaggtgaCGCAGCACCAGTTATACCAGGAAACAATCAGCCACTGCCCCCTGGTCACCAGCAGCAAGATGTACCAGTGCCAGGACACTCTTAG